Genomic segment of Verrucomicrobiia bacterium:
CCGCACGCGGTTCCTTTAAAATCTCCGGCTCCACGCGCGCCCAATCGTCGTAAGAAAAATAAGGCGGATTCGAAAAAATAACGTCAAAACAGGCGTCCGGGAAAAAAGCTTCCAGCAGGTCCGCGCACAAAAACGAGCCGCGCTCCGTCAATCCGTAAGACGCGGCATTCTCGCGGGCTGTTTGCAGCGCGCCGCGGGAAATGTCGGAAAAGACCGCGCGGGCTTTCTCAAAATGCCTCAGCAGCGCGACGCCGATGGCCCCGCTTCCGGAGCCCAGGTCCAAGAAAGAAAACGCGCTGCGTTTTTCAAAGCCGGAGACGCGGATAAAGCTCTCGAGCATGCATTCGGTTTCGGGGCGCGGGATAAGGCAGAAAGCGTTCACCTTGAGCTTTTCTTCCCAAAAGCAGGCCGTGCCGGTCAAGTAAGCAAGCGGGTTGCGGTCCTTGCGCGCCAAAACCAGGCTTTCATATTTATGACAAAGATCTTGTTCTAAAACCGCCGTGCGCCCGAGATAAAGGCCGGACCGCGGCAGGCCCGTGATTTCCGCAAGGAGGAATTCTGCGCTGGCGCACGCTTCTTCGGGACCGAGAGGTTCCAGTTCTTTTTTGCCCCAGTCCAGGAGTTCCGAGAGGGTCTTGGGACGCGACGCTTCCGCTGGATTTAGCGGGCTTTCGGACGAACCGGTCTTTTTTGCGGGATCAAGCAGCATCCGTGGCAAGCCTCCGGTTTCTTTCATCCCGTTCCAGGGCCTGGACAAGCTCGTCCAAATGGCCGTTTAAAATATCATTCAGGCTATGCAAAGTCAAACCGATTCGATGGTCGGTGACCCGCTGGTCCGGATAGTTGTAAGTCCTGATTTTACCGGACCTATCCCCCGATCCAATCTGCTGCTTCCGCTCCTTGGCCTGCTCCTGCATGATTTTCTGCTGCTGGGCGTCGTAAAGACGGGCCCGCAGGATGCGCATGGCGCTGGCTTTGTTCTTGTGCTGGGACCTCTCGTCCTGGCACTGCACGACCAATCCCGTGGGCAAATGGGTGATTCTGACGGCCGATTCGGTCTTGTTCACATGCTGGCCGCCGGCGCCGGAAGCCCGGTAAACGTCGATCTTCAGGTCTTCGGTCCTGATCTGGACCTCGGTTTCGTCGGCTTCGGCCATAATCGCCACCGTCACGGCGGAAGTATGGATCCGGCCGCTGGCCTCCGTGGCGGGAACCCGCTGCACCCGGTGGATGCCGCTTTCATATTTGAAGAGAGGGTAGGCGTTCTCCCCGCTGACGCCGAAAACGATTTCCTTAATCCCCCCG
This window contains:
- the prfA gene encoding peptide chain release factor 1, producing MYYDRLAKIEKRFAETQEEVSRPEVIKDQTRYQKLMKEMAHLKPLVEAFAQYRKVDDEIKVLEEELNSKGLDKELKDLYWEESKTLKDKRAVLLDEVETLLLRGDDPRAGRDVIVEIRAGTGGEEAGLFAADLFRMYSKFASSHKLRVEVMESSDTGIGGIKEIVFGVSGENAYPLFKYESGIHRVQRVPATEASGRIHTSAVTVAIMAEADETEVQIRTEDLKIDVYRASGAGGQHVNKTESAVRITHLPTGLVVQCQDERSQHKNKASAMRILRARLYDAQQQKIMQEQAKERKQQIGSGDRSGKIRTYNYPDQRVTDHRIGLTLHSLNDILNGHLDELVQALERDERNRRLATDAA
- the prmC gene encoding peptide chain release factor N(5)-glutamine methyltransferase codes for the protein MLLDPAKKTGSSESPLNPAEASRPKTLSELLDWGKKELEPLGPEEACASAEFLLAEITGLPRSGLYLGRTAVLEQDLCHKYESLVLARKDRNPLAYLTGTACFWEEKLKVNAFCLIPRPETECMLESFIRVSGFEKRSAFSFLDLGSGSGAIGVALLRHFEKARAVFSDISRGALQTARENAASYGLTERGSFLCADLLEAFFPDACFDVIFSNPPYFSYDDWARVEPEILKEPRAALDGGPDGLFFYRRIAAQAARLLKADGRVLVEMGEGQAKDVAGIFQEAGFPCVEIFKDDLNLERVLMAHKKTMDKAHG